Below is a window of Haloterrigena alkaliphila DNA.
GAGATCGTAATCGAAGAACCCGAGGACGAGGATGATAGCTAATGGCTGACGAACACCAATTCATCGAAAACGGCCTGCAGCGGTCCCAGATAGACGAGTTCTTCCAGGAAGAACTCGGCCGCGCGGGCTACGGTGGTATGGACGTCGCCAAGACGCCGATGGGAACCCAGATCGTCCTCAAGGCCGAGAAGCCCGGGATGGTCATCGGCAAGGGCGGCGAGAACATCCGGAAGGTCACGACGGCCCTCGAGGAGAAGTTCAACCTCGAGGACCCCCAGATCGACGTCCAGGAGGTCGACGAACCCGACCTCAACGCGCGGATCGTCGCGGACCGACTGGCCAACGCACTCGAGCGGGGCTGGTACTTCCGGAAGGCCGGGCACACGACGATCGACCGGATCATGGAAGCCGGCGCGCTCGGCGCCGAGATCGTCCTCTCCGGGAAGGTCACGGGCGCCCGCTCGCGCGTCGAGAAGTTCAACCGGGGCTACATCAAGCACAACGGCGAACCCGCCGAAGAGGTCGTCGACCACGGCCAGGGCGTCGCCGTCATGAAACTCGGGACCATCGGGGTCGACGTCAAGATCATCCCGCCGGGCGCCGAGTTGCCCGACGACTTCGGCGTCCACGAGGACATGGACCCCGAGGAACTCGTCCCCGACGCCGTCGAGGCCAACGAGGCCGAGGGCGTCGAGGAACTCCTCGAGGGCGAACCCGAGGAGGCCGAGGCGACCGCGGAAGGCGCGGAGGCGCCCGCCGAGGACGCCGTCGAGCCCGACCACGACCTCGAGGAGGACGTCGAAGAAGTCATCGAGGAAGAGGTCGCGGCCGACGAGGACGAGGAAGACGTCGAGATCCCCGACGAGTCGCCGATCGAGGAGGACCTCGACGAACTCGAAGAGGACGTCGAAGCCGAGGCCGAGGAACTCGTCGCGGAAATGGACGAGGAGGAAGCCGAGGCGGAGGAAGAAGCGGCGGATGTCGACGCGGACGAAGAAGCGGCTGAAGCCGATGCGGGCGACGAAGCGGCGGACGCTGACACGGACGACGAAGACGAGGGAGGTGACGCCTGATGGCGATCCTCCACGTCGAAGAGATCCGCGACATGACGCCCGCCGAACGCGAAGAGGAACTCGAGGAACTCGAGACGGAACTGCTGAACCAGAAGTCCGTCCTGGCCGCCGGTGGCGCCCCGGAGAACCCGGGCCGTATCGGCGAGCTGAGTCGCACTATCGCCCGGATCAAGACGATCCAGCGAGAGGAAGGCGACCTCGACGACGAGTAATCGATACACGATGGCACTGACACCCGAGACCCTGCCGCGACACGAACTCAACGGACTTCCCGTCCGCGTCGTCGAGAGTGACGACGCTTCGCGGGTCGGCCTCGAGGGGCGAGTGGTCATCGAGACCACCAAGACCCTCTCCATAGAGATCCGTGAGAACTGCAATTCTCGGGTAGTGATGGTGCCGAAATCGGGCTCGACGTTCGAGTTCGCGATCACAGATGAAGCCGCCGACTTCCGTCGAGGGGACCTCGACGGCTTCCCGGATGCGATCCGGGAATCCGACAAGGAGTCGGGGACTGCGTCCAAACTGGCCGATACTCAACCCGGGGTGTCCGAGCAATCGAACATTCCGGACGGTGCCGGCGAGGACGTGGCCTACGTTACGGTCGATGGATCGCGGCTGCTCTCACGACCCGCCCGACGCACGGAAACTAGTGGTGATTCACCATGGCAATAGGACTAGACGTTGAAACCCCTCCGGAACCCGATAACCCGGAGGAATACGACTACGAGACGTGTCCGTTCTACGGCGACCTTCCCGTTCGAGGTCAGATCCTCGAAGGGCTGGTCGTCTCGACGGACATGGACAAGACCGTAGTCGTCGAGCGAGAGTACGACGTGGCTGTACCGAAGTACGACCGGTACATGAAGCGTCGCTCGCGCATCCCGGCACACGTGCCGGGCGTGCTCGAGCCGCTCTCGGTCGGTGACACGGTCAAGATCGCAGAGACCCGACCACTGTCGAAGACGAAATCGCACGTGGTCGTCGAAGTAACCGACGAAGCGACCGCGGAGGACGTCGCGGAGCTGACCGGCCAGGCCGAGCCCGAGCCGGAGCTCTCCGACGAGGACTTCGCGGCCGCCGCAGCCGAAGACGAGGGTGATGAGTGATGGAGGCGATGAAAGCCGACGTCACCCAGGGACTCAAGAAGGGGTCGCTGGTCACGTGCGCCGACAACACCGGCGCGCGCGAACTCAAGATCATCAGCGTCGCGGGCTACCACGGCACCAAGAACCGCCAGCCGAAGGCGGGGATCGGTGACAAGGTGACCGTCTCGGTCACCAAGGGTACCCCGGAGATGCGACGCCAGGTCCTCGAGGCCGTCGTCGTCCGCCAGCGGAAGTCGATCCGCCGGCCCGACGGCACGCGCCTGAAGTTCGAGGACAACGCGGCGGTCATCATCGACGAGAACGAGGAGCCCCGCGGCACGGAGATCAAGGGGCCGATCGCCCGCGAGGTCGCAGAACGCTTCGGAGCAATCGCCTCCACGGCGACGATGATCGTATAGAACTATGAGCGAACAACCAACCAAACAGCGAAATCAGACGGA
It encodes the following:
- the rpmC gene encoding 50S ribosomal protein L29, with translation MAILHVEEIRDMTPAEREEELEELETELLNQKSVLAAGGAPENPGRIGELSRTIARIKTIQREEGDLDDE
- a CDS encoding 30S ribosomal protein S17 — encoded protein: MAIGLDVETPPEPDNPEEYDYETCPFYGDLPVRGQILEGLVVSTDMDKTVVVEREYDVAVPKYDRYMKRRSRIPAHVPGVLEPLSVGDTVKIAETRPLSKTKSHVVVEVTDEATAEDVAELTGQAEPEPELSDEDFAAAAAEDEGDE
- a CDS encoding 50S ribosomal protein L14; its protein translation is MEAMKADVTQGLKKGSLVTCADNTGARELKIISVAGYHGTKNRQPKAGIGDKVTVSVTKGTPEMRRQVLEAVVVRQRKSIRRPDGTRLKFEDNAAVIIDENEEPRGTEIKGPIAREVAERFGAIASTATMIV
- a CDS encoding ribonuclease P protein component 1; its protein translation is MALTPETLPRHELNGLPVRVVESDDASRVGLEGRVVIETTKTLSIEIRENCNSRVVMVPKSGSTFEFAITDEAADFRRGDLDGFPDAIRESDKESGTASKLADTQPGVSEQSNIPDGAGEDVAYVTVDGSRLLSRPARRTETSGDSPWQ
- a CDS encoding 30S ribosomal protein S3; its protein translation is MADEHQFIENGLQRSQIDEFFQEELGRAGYGGMDVAKTPMGTQIVLKAEKPGMVIGKGGENIRKVTTALEEKFNLEDPQIDVQEVDEPDLNARIVADRLANALERGWYFRKAGHTTIDRIMEAGALGAEIVLSGKVTGARSRVEKFNRGYIKHNGEPAEEVVDHGQGVAVMKLGTIGVDVKIIPPGAELPDDFGVHEDMDPEELVPDAVEANEAEGVEELLEGEPEEAEATAEGAEAPAEDAVEPDHDLEEDVEEVIEEEVAADEDEEDVEIPDESPIEEDLDELEEDVEAEAEELVAEMDEEEAEAEEEAADVDADEEAAEADAGDEAADADTDDEDEGGDA